Proteins encoded by one window of Streptacidiphilus sp. PB12-B1b:
- the cobN gene encoding cobaltochelatase subunit CobN: protein MSTADTDLLAARAAGADYRIGNPTRLDTGAELRALLDGADVVVVRLLGGRRAWEDGLAVIAASGVPTVLLGGEAVPDAELMGMSSVPAGVVAEALAYLVEGGPANLGELARFLSDTVLLTGEGFAAPQPMPQYGVSGQRGFTDGRPTVGVLFYRAHELSGNTAFVETLCDAVEARGGNALPVFCGSLRGADAGLYQLLGRCDAVVATVLASGGTVAADASAGGAEESWDTGALAELDIPVIQGLCLTTGRAAWEASDAALSPMDAAMQVAIPEFDGRIITVPFSFKELGEDGIPGYVADPERAARVAGIALRHAALRHKPNAEKKIAVVFTAYPTKHSRVGNAVGLDTPASAVQLLDALRGAGYGVSDYPSGGDELIHRLIAAGGHDVEWLTEEQLRAAPARVPLADYQGWFDSLEGELREGIRSHWGDAPGSLYVDGDEIVLASLEFGNVVLMIQPPRGFGENPIAIYHDPDLPPSHHYLAAYRWLEQSWGADAVIHLGKHGTMEWLPGKGLGLSAGCAPDAVLGELPLVYPFIVNDPGEGTQAKRRGHATVVDHLVPPMARADTYGDLAKLEQLLDEYALVKDLDPAKAPAVRAQIWTLVKAAELHHDLHVDDQPDEDAFDEFVMHIDGYLCEIKDVQIRDGLHILGGGPVGEARVNLVLAVLRSAQVWGGQADALPGLRASLAREFGLSEKALLAEPGAPVTVPAELTGLVAGPSRTGSDAVDLLEQLCRRLAEGMEAAGWTTAAAGKLVTEVTGRQIPDAVAVLEFAATEVVPRLERTTDELTHVLRALRGGYVPAGPSGSPTRGLVNVLPTGRNFYSVDPKAIPSRLSWEVGQALADSLVARYLADNGGYPRSVGLTVWGTSCMRTQGDDIAEILALLGCRPVWDDASRRVTGFEIVPAAELGRPRVDVTVRISGFFRDAFPHVVALLDDAVQAVAALDEPEEANYVRAHVEQDTAEHGDRRRATARIFGSKPGAYGAGLLPLIDARNWRSDADLAEVYAVWGGYAYGRGLDGRAARGDMEQAFRRISVAAKNVDTREHDLVDADDYFQYHGGMVAMVRHLTGASPEAYVGDSATPDQVRTRTLGEETHRVFRARVVNPRWMAAMRRHGYKGAFEMAATVDYLFGYDATAGVVDDWMYEKLATEYVFDADNQEFMRQSNPWALRGITERLLEAADRSLWAEPDQATLDRLRAVYLELEGDLEGGE from the coding sequence CGGCGAGCTGGCCCGGTTCCTCTCCGACACGGTGCTGCTCACCGGCGAGGGCTTCGCCGCGCCCCAGCCGATGCCGCAGTACGGCGTCAGCGGGCAGCGCGGGTTCACCGACGGCCGCCCCACGGTCGGAGTGCTCTTCTACCGGGCGCACGAACTCTCCGGCAACACCGCGTTCGTGGAGACCCTCTGCGACGCGGTCGAGGCCCGCGGCGGCAACGCGCTGCCGGTCTTCTGCGGTTCGCTCCGAGGGGCGGACGCCGGGCTGTACCAGCTGCTGGGGCGGTGCGACGCGGTGGTCGCCACCGTCCTCGCCTCCGGCGGCACGGTGGCCGCCGACGCCTCCGCCGGTGGCGCGGAGGAGAGTTGGGACACCGGCGCGCTGGCCGAGCTGGACATCCCGGTGATCCAGGGCCTGTGCCTGACCACCGGACGAGCCGCCTGGGAGGCCTCCGACGCGGCCCTCTCCCCCATGGACGCGGCCATGCAGGTGGCCATCCCCGAGTTCGACGGCCGGATCATCACCGTGCCCTTCTCCTTCAAGGAGCTGGGCGAGGACGGCATCCCCGGCTATGTCGCCGATCCGGAGCGGGCCGCCCGGGTCGCCGGGATCGCCCTGCGGCACGCCGCGCTGCGGCACAAGCCCAACGCCGAGAAGAAGATCGCGGTCGTCTTCACCGCCTACCCCACCAAGCACTCCCGGGTGGGCAACGCGGTCGGGCTGGACACCCCGGCCTCCGCCGTGCAACTCCTGGACGCCCTGCGGGGGGCGGGCTACGGCGTCAGCGACTACCCCTCCGGCGGGGACGAACTGATCCACCGTCTGATCGCGGCCGGCGGCCACGACGTGGAGTGGCTGACCGAGGAGCAGCTGCGGGCCGCCCCGGCGCGGGTGCCGCTCGCCGACTACCAGGGCTGGTTCGACTCCCTGGAAGGGGAGTTGCGCGAGGGCATCCGCAGCCACTGGGGGGACGCCCCGGGCAGCCTGTACGTGGACGGCGACGAGATCGTGCTGGCCTCGCTGGAGTTCGGCAATGTGGTGCTGATGATCCAGCCGCCGCGCGGCTTCGGCGAGAACCCCATCGCCATCTACCACGACCCGGACCTGCCGCCCTCGCACCACTACCTGGCCGCCTACCGCTGGCTGGAGCAGTCCTGGGGCGCGGACGCCGTCATCCACCTGGGCAAGCACGGCACCATGGAGTGGCTGCCCGGCAAGGGCCTGGGCCTGTCGGCGGGGTGCGCCCCGGACGCGGTGCTGGGCGAGCTGCCGCTGGTCTACCCGTTCATCGTGAACGACCCCGGCGAGGGCACCCAGGCCAAGCGGCGCGGCCACGCCACCGTGGTGGACCACCTCGTCCCGCCGATGGCCCGCGCCGACACCTACGGCGACCTGGCCAAGCTGGAGCAGCTGCTGGACGAGTACGCCCTGGTCAAGGACCTGGACCCGGCCAAGGCCCCGGCCGTGCGGGCGCAGATCTGGACCCTGGTGAAGGCCGCCGAGCTGCACCACGACCTGCATGTGGACGACCAGCCGGACGAGGACGCGTTCGACGAGTTCGTCATGCACATCGACGGCTACCTGTGCGAGATCAAGGACGTGCAGATCCGCGACGGGCTGCACATCCTCGGCGGCGGCCCGGTCGGCGAGGCGCGGGTCAACCTGGTGCTGGCAGTGCTGCGCTCGGCGCAGGTGTGGGGCGGCCAGGCGGACGCCCTGCCGGGCCTGCGGGCCAGCCTGGCACGGGAGTTCGGACTGTCGGAGAAGGCCCTGCTGGCCGAGCCGGGGGCGCCGGTGACGGTCCCCGCCGAGCTGACCGGGCTGGTCGCCGGGCCGTCGCGGACCGGCTCGGACGCGGTGGACCTGCTGGAGCAGCTGTGCCGCCGACTGGCGGAGGGGATGGAGGCGGCCGGCTGGACGACGGCCGCCGCCGGGAAACTGGTCACTGAAGTGACTGGACGTCAGATCCCGGACGCGGTAGCGGTGCTGGAGTTCGCCGCGACCGAGGTCGTGCCCCGACTGGAGCGCACCACCGACGAACTGACGCACGTGCTGCGGGCGTTGCGCGGCGGGTACGTCCCGGCCGGCCCCTCGGGATCGCCCACCCGCGGCCTGGTCAACGTCCTGCCGACCGGGCGCAACTTCTACTCGGTCGACCCCAAGGCCATTCCCTCGCGGCTGTCCTGGGAGGTCGGCCAGGCCCTGGCGGACTCGCTGGTCGCCCGCTACCTGGCCGACAACGGCGGCTACCCGCGCTCGGTGGGGCTCACCGTGTGGGGCACCTCCTGCATGCGCACCCAGGGCGACGACATCGCGGAGATCCTGGCGTTGCTCGGCTGCCGCCCGGTGTGGGACGACGCCTCCCGCCGGGTCACCGGCTTCGAGATCGTCCCGGCCGCCGAACTGGGCCGCCCGCGCGTGGATGTGACGGTCCGTATCTCCGGCTTCTTCCGCGACGCCTTCCCGCATGTGGTGGCGCTGCTGGACGACGCGGTGCAGGCCGTGGCCGCGCTGGACGAGCCGGAGGAGGCCAATTACGTCCGGGCGCACGTGGAGCAGGACACCGCCGAGCACGGCGACCGCCGCCGGGCCACCGCCCGGATCTTCGGTTCCAAGCCCGGCGCGTACGGCGCGGGCCTGCTGCCGCTGATCGACGCCCGCAACTGGCGCTCCGACGCCGACCTGGCCGAGGTGTACGCGGTGTGGGGCGGCTACGCCTACGGTCGCGGCCTGGACGGCCGCGCCGCCCGGGGCGACATGGAGCAGGCGTTCCGGCGGATCTCGGTGGCGGCGAAGAACGTCGACACCCGGGAGCACGACCTGGTCGACGCGGATGACTACTTCCAGTACCACGGCGGCATGGTGGCCATGGTCCGGCACCTGACCGGCGCCTCGCCCGAGGCGTACGTCGGCGACAGCGCCACCCCGGACCAGGTGCGGACCCGCACCCTGGGCGAGGAGACGCACCGGGTGTTCCGGGCCCGGGTGGTCAACCCGCGCTGGATGGCCGCGATGCGCCGGCACGGCTACAAGGGCGCGTTCGAGATGGCCGCCACCGTCGACTACCTGTTCGGCTACGACGCCACGGCCGGGGTGGTGGACGACTGGATGTACGAGAAGCTGGCGACCGAGTACGTCTTCGACGCCGACAACCAGGAGTTCATGCGGCAGTCCAACCCGTGGGCGCTGCGCGGCATCACCGAGCGGCTGCTGGAGGCGGCCGACCGCTCGCTGTGGGCCGAGCCGGACCAGGCCACCCTGGACCGGCTGCGCGCGGTCTACCTGGAGCTCGAAGGCGATCTGGAGGGCGGCGAATGA